One Glaciihabitans arcticus DNA window includes the following coding sequences:
- the sucB gene encoding 2-oxoglutarate dehydrogenase, E2 component, dihydrolipoamide succinyltransferase, producing the protein MSESVNLPALGESVTEGTVTRWLKNVGDRVEVDEPLLEVSTDKVDTEIPSPVAGIIEEILVAEDETVEVGAPLVRIGTGEAAPAAEEPAPAAEAPAEPAPAAEAAPAAEAAPVTEAPAEPAPAAEAAPAPVETPATPEDAAPATEAAPEVPAQPSTEAPVPAEIQAEAPAQAEAPAAPAEPAAEAGAPAAEAPAAPAPVAETAPAAEPAPAPAAAAPAAPAPAPAAPAPAAAPAGAALTANAGYVTPLVRKLAHDQGVDLTGVTGSGVGGRIRKQDVLAAGAATPAASSEAPAAAAASAPVEVSPLRGTTVAMSRLRKVIAERAVISMQSSAQLTSVVEVDVTLVARFRDQVKGDFQAKTGNKLSFLPFFALAATEALQAYPIVNATIDGDSIVYPAQENISIAVDTERGLLTPVIRDAAGLDLAGFAAQIADLAARTRDNKLKPDELAGGTFTLTNTGSRGALFDTPIVFLPQSAILGTGAVVKKPVVVSDNGLDAIAVRSMVYLALSYDHRIVDGADAARFLVTVKNRLEGGDFAGVLGI; encoded by the coding sequence ATGAGCGAATCCGTCAACCTCCCGGCACTCGGTGAGAGTGTCACCGAGGGCACGGTGACCCGCTGGCTGAAGAACGTGGGCGACCGCGTCGAAGTAGACGAGCCCCTGCTCGAGGTTTCGACGGACAAGGTCGACACCGAGATCCCGTCGCCCGTCGCCGGCATCATCGAGGAGATCCTCGTTGCCGAGGACGAGACCGTCGAGGTCGGAGCACCCCTCGTGCGCATCGGAACCGGCGAAGCCGCACCCGCCGCCGAAGAGCCCGCACCCGCTGCCGAGGCACCCGCCGAGCCTGCACCCGCCGCTGAAGCTGCGCCTGCTGCAGAGGCCGCGCCTGTTACCGAGGCACCCGCCGAGCCTGCACCTGCTGCCGAAGCCGCACCCGCGCCTGTCGAGACCCCCGCCACGCCGGAAGATGCGGCACCCGCCACAGAAGCCGCCCCCGAGGTTCCCGCCCAGCCGTCGACCGAGGCTCCGGTCCCGGCCGAGATCCAGGCTGAGGCACCGGCACAGGCCGAGGCACCTGCGGCTCCCGCCGAGCCCGCAGCAGAGGCCGGCGCGCCGGCAGCCGAGGCACCCGCCGCGCCGGCGCCTGTTGCTGAGACGGCACCCGCGGCTGAGCCCGCACCGGCACCCGCCGCTGCAGCACCCGCAGCTCCTGCTCCTGCACCCGCAGCTCCTGCACCCGCAGCAGCCCCGGCCGGCGCAGCGCTCACGGCCAACGCCGGATACGTGACCCCGCTCGTGCGCAAACTCGCCCACGACCAGGGAGTCGACCTCACGGGTGTCACCGGCAGTGGTGTTGGTGGACGCATCCGCAAGCAGGATGTTCTCGCCGCCGGCGCAGCAACTCCCGCCGCAAGCTCGGAGGCTCCCGCCGCCGCCGCAGCTTCCGCACCCGTCGAGGTCTCGCCGCTGCGCGGAACCACCGTCGCGATGTCCCGCCTTCGCAAGGTCATCGCCGAGCGCGCCGTCATCTCTATGCAGAGCTCGGCACAGCTCACCTCGGTCGTCGAGGTGGACGTCACGCTCGTCGCTCGCTTCCGCGACCAGGTGAAGGGCGACTTCCAGGCGAAGACGGGCAACAAGCTCTCCTTCCTCCCGTTCTTCGCTCTCGCCGCCACGGAGGCGCTGCAGGCCTACCCGATCGTCAACGCGACGATCGACGGCGACTCGATCGTCTACCCGGCTCAGGAGAACATCTCCATCGCCGTGGACACCGAGCGCGGACTGCTCACCCCGGTCATCCGTGACGCTGCCGGTCTCGACCTCGCCGGTTTCGCCGCGCAGATCGCCGACCTCGCGGCACGCACGCGAGACAACAAGCTGAAGCCCGACGAGCTGGCCGGCGGAACCTTCACGCTGACCAACACGGGTTCGCGCGGCGCGCTGTTCGATACCCCGATCGTGTTCCTTCCGCAGAGCGCCATCCTCGGCACCGGTGCCGTCGTGAAGAAGCCGGTTGTCGTCTCCGACAACGGTCTCGACGCGATCGCCGTTCGCTCGATGGTCTATCTGGCGCTGTCCTATGACCACCGCATCGTCGATGGTGCGGACGCAGCTCGCTTCCTCGTGACGGTCAAGAACCGTCTCGAGGGTGGCGACTTCGCCGGCGTGCTGGGCATCTAA